Proteins encoded in a region of the Labeo rohita strain BAU-BD-2019 chromosome 22, IGBB_LRoh.1.0, whole genome shotgun sequence genome:
- the cep70 gene encoding LOW QUALITY PROTEIN: centrosomal protein of 70 kDa (The sequence of the model RefSeq protein was modified relative to this genomic sequence to represent the inferred CDS: deleted 1 base in 1 codon), with translation MEQQEQREWDAVNRLLQHHGFKPVNFADPTENKNLAELVLLERKSASDVRLMLKTMLSDSERRQGLIQELIQSNSQLKEEVQQHQTRAARQSQRAAELEGILDGVKLKVQDLEDSYIGKAAQQHSQFQQLQQDKRDAEKRCQSLEQKLSQEKEQASQLQKKLQYAVREEERRVARQNQAFQQIHRRSARLNSTTDQQILDIIDMYESQMQQLRNELKLYKSSSGENDSSNSQKNKSTVEKDATDTSSNYKALLKSYQEQLKDTKAQREELRTEIQRLKEDLESRPTIKELKTCKQQLKRLDRIIQQSNIRSSQDSAEMLNTDNIQHLDASTCKRLIMDVCKELKVQDINHLTSELKVQRKQAESAFKLEKILHDITAMLTNPRAPLGLLRQRAQTKLELSREAEFELIVPTLEVWSRQLTSLADLHRALIRLEKRLSPWQPERSITAPSDPVRVEDLLLIVDTLLDETASEDKVLRSPTRHTLESMVAHFQKLFDAPSLTGIYPRMNEVYTRLGEMNNAMRNLRDVLDMDDKAPPSEVVNKVAAIVSQSGNAAGQELHSLLESSDIDSIIVKLKEHEEFFPVFHSFILELLQTLDVPTLDDVLPTVRSLKGC, from the exons ATGGAGCAG CAGGAGCAGAGGGAGTGGGACGCTGTTAACAGGTTACTGCAACATCATGGGTTCAAACCTGTCAACTTTGCAGAtccaacagaaaacaaaaaccttGCAG AGCTGGTTTTGTTGGAGCGCAAGTCTGCGTCTGACGTACGGCTGATGTTGAAGACTATGCTGTCTGATTCTGAGAGGAGACAAGGTCTCATTCAAGAGCTCATTCAGTCCAACAGCCAGCTAAA AGAGGAAGTGCAGCAGCATCAGACGCGAGCCGCCCGTCAGTCTCAGAGGGCTGCTGAGCTGGAAGGCATCCTGGATGGGGTGAAGCTCAAAGTTCAAGACCTGGAGGACTCGTACATCGGTAAAGCGGCCCAACAGCACAGCCAGTTTCAGCAGCTGCAGCAGGACAAGAGAGATGCTGAG AAGCGCTGTCAGTCTCTGGAGCAGAAGCTGTCTCAGGAGAAGGAGCAGGCGTCTCAGCTGCAGAAGAAGCTCCAGTACGCCGTGAGGGAGGAGGAGAGACGCGTGGCCCGACAGAACCAGGCCTTCCAGCAGATCCACCGCAGATCAGCCCGACTTAACTCCACCACAGACCAGCA GATTTTGGACATCATTGACATGTACGAGTCCCAAATGCAACAGCTACGAAATGAACTAAA ATTATATAAAAGCAGCTCAGGAGAGAATGACTCCTCAAACTCCCAGAAGAACAAATCCACAGTGGAGAAAGACGCCACCGACACGTCTTCCAACTACAAGGCTCTTTTAAAG TCATACCAGGAGCAGCTGAAAGACACCAAAGCTCAGCGAGAAGAACTCAGGACCGAAATCCAGCGGTTAAAAGAAGATCTGGAGTCCAG ACCCACCATAAAAGAACTGAAGACCTGCAAACAGCAGTTGAAACGCCTGGATCGAATCATTCAGCAGAGCAATATCAG ATCATCTCAGGATTCGGCAGAGATGCTAAACACGGATAACATCCAGCACCTGGACGCTTCTACCTGCAAGAGACTTATTATG GATGTTTGTAAGGAACTCAAAGTGCAAGATATCAATCATCTGACTTCTGAACTAAAAGTTCAACGTAAACAAGCTGAATCTGCCTTCAAGCTGGAGAAG ATCCTACATGACATCACTGCAATGCTGACCAATCCCAGGGCTCCGTTGGGTTTGCTGAGGCAGCGTGCGCAAACCAAACTAGAGCTCAGCAGGGAGGCGGAGTTTGAGCTGATTGTTCCCACCCTAGAGGTTTGGAGCCGACAACTAACCTCGCTAGCA GATCTCCATCGTGCCCTCATT CGATTGGAGAAGAGGTTATCGCCGTGGCAGCCGGAGCGCAGCATCACCGCTCCTTCAGATCCCGTGCGGGTGGAAGACTTGTTGCTGATTGTCGACACGCTACTCGACGAGACGGCATCAGAAGACAAG GTTCTGCGGAGCCCCACTAGACACACCCTGGAGTCCATGGTCGCCCACTTCCAGAAACTCTTTGACGCTCCATCGCTGACGGGAATCTATCCTCGCATGAACGAGGTCTACACCAGGCTGGGCGAGATGAACAACGCCATGAGGAACCTCAGAGATGTTCTGGACATGG ATGACAAAGCGCCCCCTAGTGAGGTCGTCAACAAGGTAGCCGCAATCGTGTCGCAGTCAGGAAACGCCGCGGGTCAGGAGCTCCACAGCCTTTTGGAAAGCAGCGACATTGACAG TATCATCGTAAAGCTGAAGGAACATGAGGAATTCTTTCCGGTTTTCCACTCGTTCATTCTGGAACTTCTGCAAACTCTGG ACGTCCCGACTCTAGATGACGTTTTACCGACAGTACGTTCTCTCAAAGGCTGCTGA
- the mmadhca gene encoding metabolism of cobalamin associated Da gives MASVLCRRVRQVSQSSVVHTLAQRIVAVRGFSAAGSSGSDEPYIAVPSQNSGPRTVWPDEAMGPFGPQDQRFQLPGNVGFDCHLKGTGLQMKGPVHRTVPDVLTAPSSTERHEFILAQFVNEYQGKETSLTAQRVSKAEHYFSQSDVECSMHSCPELLKKELELFFPVLPASPITVVTVTQKNQKTGAEDQSKNQQELLDHFVSGAKEICFTLWRGGYWADFINPLSGKAFFGDQTPESILQQDAERHAGFHIEDLASCTLIRHVFKGTSTFVLTLITNAPSNSLIMEKLQGHSGTSEDKN, from the exons ATGGCGAGT GTGCTGTGCAGGAGGGTCAGACAGGTGAGTCAGTCGTCTGTGGTTCACACACTGGCTCAGAGGATCGTGGCCGTCAGAGGTTTTTCAGCCGCGGGTTCGTCTGGATCAGATGAGCCATATATAGCTGTACCATCTCAAAACTCAG GTCCTAGAACAGTGTGGCCAGATGAGGCCATGGGTCCGTTTGGGCCACAAGATCAGCGGTTCCAGTTGCCAGGCAACGTGGGTTTCGACTGTCACCTGAAGGGTACCGGGTTACAGATGAAAGGGCCGGTTCACCGGACGGTCCCGGACGTTTTAACCGCCCCATCCAGCACAGAGAGACACGAGTTCATCCTCGCTCAGTTTGTTAATGAATACCAG gGTAAAGAAACATCGCTGACGGCACAGAGAGTCAGTAAAGCTGAACACTACTTCAGTCAGTCAGATGTGGAGTGTTCAATGCATTCCTGCCCAGAGCTGCTTAAGAAAG agtTAGAGCTGTTTTTCCCAGTGCTGCCTGCGAGTCCCATCACTGTCGTCACCGTAACACAGAAAAACCAGAAAACGGGCGCAGAAGATCAGAGCAAAAATCAACAGGAACTATTAGATCAT tttgtcagtggtgctaaAGAAATCTGCTTCACGCTGTGGAGAGGAGGATACTGGGCCGATTTCATCAATCCACTATCAGGAAAAGCT TTTTTTGGCGATCAGACGCCGGAGTCTATTCTCCAGCAGGACGCTGAGCGTCACGCTGGCTTTCACATCGAGGACCTGGCCTCATGTACGCTCATACGGCACGTCTTCAAGGGGACGTCCACGTTTGTCTTAACGCTCATCACTAATGCACCTTCCAACAGTCTGATCATGGAGAAACTTCAAGGACACTCAGGCACCTCAGAGGACAAAAACTGA